TATGACGCTGCCAGACTCGCTTAAAAGTCAGCCGGTGCTGGATAAACTAATGCAGACTCGGGTACGCAACATGATGACCAGCTCCCTGCCGGTCGTCACCCCAACGCCTGCCAGCCCTGCCGCCCCGGCAAATCCGGAGCCAGCCGCACCGCCTGCGGCGCCAGAAACCGCGCCTCAGGCTGCGCAAGGGGAATAACGCATGTTGAAAATATTCGTGTTATTCCTGCTGCTGCTGGCAGGCATCGTGCTGGGCCCAATGATAGCCGGGCAGCAGGGTTACGTGCTGATACAGACCAACAGCTACAACATTGAAACCAGCGTAACCGGTCTGGTTATCATGTTGATTCTGCTAATTATCGTACTGTTCGCCATCGAGTGGGTCATTCGCCGGGTATGTCGCACCGGCGCCCGTACCCACGGCTGGTTCACCGGCCGCAAACGCAGCCGTGCACGCAAGCAAACCAGCCAGGCGCTGCTTAAACTGGCCGAAGGTGACCATCAGCAGGTTGAAAAGCTGCTAACTAAAAATGCCGATCACGCCGATCAGCCGGTCGTTAATTATCTGCTGGCCGCTGAAGCTGCCCAACAGCGCGGTGACGAAATTCGCGCAAACCAGCACCTCCAGCGGGCCGCCGAGCTTTCCGAAAACGACCCTATTCCAGTTGAGATTACCCGCGTACGTTTGCAACTGGCGCGTAATGAAGACCATGCGGCGCGCCACGGCGTAGACCGACTGCTGGAAGTCACGCCTCGTCACCCGGAAGTGCTACGCCTGGCTGAACAGGCCTATATCCGTACCCAGGCCTGGAGCTCATTGCTGGATATTCTGCCATCGATGGAGAAAGCCGGAGTGGGCGATGAAGCGCACCGCGAAGAGCTGGAGCGTATGGCGTGGATTGGCCTGATGGACAAAGCGATGGCCGATGGCGGCAGCGAAGGTCTAAACGCCTGGTGGCAGAGCCAGCCGCGTAAAACTCGCCATCAGCCAGCCTTGCAGGTGGCAATGGCAGAGCATCTTATTGAGTGCGACGACCATGAAACCGCGCAAAAAGTTATCCTCGACGGAGTAAAACGTCAGTATGACGAGCGCCTGGTTCTGCTTATGCCGCGTCTGAAAACCTGCAAACCAGAAGCCGTTGAGCATATGCTACGCCAGCTTATCAAAACCCATGGCGATCGCCCTTTACTGTGGAGCACCCTGGGCCAGATGCTGATGAAGCATGCCGAATGGCAGGAAGCGAGCCTTGCGTTTCGCGCCGCGTTGAAGCAGCGTCCGGACTCGTTTGATTACGCCTGGCTGGCCGACGTTCTCGACCGCCTGCACAAGCCGGAAGAAGCGGCAGCCATGCGCCGCGACGGATTATTACTGACTTTAAAAAATAATCCTGACGCCTGATCTTAACGCGTTGATAAAAGCCACCTGCGGGTGGCTTTTATGTTTATGAAATCTGTCGCCAGACATTTCCAGCCCTGTTGTTACCAACAATATCGTGCCGGTGGCTCTCTGCCTGCAACAATCGCCGCGCTATCAAATCCACTCTTATGACTGATTAGAAATAGCACCATAGCCGCCACACCGGGCCTTCAGCTTACACGTCTGGTTACCTCTTGAAACAAGCTGCGGAGTGTTGCAAAGGTGTAGCCACCGGGTTAGCGAAAGAAAACCTGACGTAACCCCTTGTGCGCACGGGCAATC
This genomic interval from Salmonella enterica subsp. enterica serovar Choleraesuis contains the following:
- the hemY gene encoding protoheme IX biogenesis protein HemY yields the protein MLKIFVLFLLLLAGIVLGPMIAGQQGYVLIQTNSYNIETSVTGLVIMLILLIIVLFAIEWVIRRVCRTGARTHGWFTGRKRSRARKQTSQALLKLAEGDHQQVEKLLTKNADHADQPVVNYLLAAEAAQQRGDEIRANQHLQRAAELSENDPIPVEITRVRLQLARNEDHAARHGVDRLLEVTPRHPEVLRLAEQAYIRTQAWSSLLDILPSMEKAGVGDEAHREELERMAWIGLMDKAMADGGSEGLNAWWQSQPRKTRHQPALQVAMAEHLIECDDHETAQKVILDGVKRQYDERLVLLMPRLKTCKPEAVEHMLRQLIKTHGDRPLLWSTLGQMLMKHAEWQEASLAFRAALKQRPDSFDYAWLADVLDRLHKPEEAAAMRRDGLLLTLKNNPDA